A single region of the Aeromonas hydrophila subsp. hydrophila ATCC 7966 genome encodes:
- a CDS encoding alkaline phosphatase family protein, with protein MQHKVIVVLVDGLSAEVAHCMGYLAGMVEAERGLYTTLSCALPSLSRPLYECILTGSTPVESGITHNGVSRLSRQESIFHLARAGGKRTAAAAYHWVSELYNQSPWQAARDRFTHDERLPIQHGCFYWDDNYPDSHLLMDGEWLRSQYDPDFLLIHPMGVDDAGHQFGLDSRQYRNQARRMDSLLADLLPQWLAEGYQVVITSDHGMNNDLSHGGTLAEERRVPLWLFGDAFVAQWPAGPAIQQTQLCALMADLLGVTHDKPSGPPLLKAGNLPEVH; from the coding sequence GTGCAACACAAGGTGATAGTGGTACTTGTGGATGGCCTCTCTGCCGAGGTAGCCCATTGCATGGGCTACCTCGCGGGCATGGTGGAGGCGGAGCGCGGCCTCTATACGACCCTCAGCTGCGCCCTGCCCTCCCTCTCCCGGCCCCTCTACGAGTGCATCCTGACCGGGTCGACGCCAGTGGAGAGCGGCATCACCCACAACGGGGTGAGCCGTCTCAGCCGGCAGGAGTCCATCTTCCATCTGGCCCGGGCGGGCGGCAAACGCACCGCAGCAGCGGCCTACCACTGGGTGAGCGAGCTCTACAACCAGAGCCCCTGGCAAGCGGCCCGCGATCGCTTCACCCATGACGAGCGGCTGCCGATCCAGCACGGCTGCTTCTACTGGGATGACAACTACCCCGACAGCCATCTGCTGATGGACGGCGAGTGGCTGCGCAGCCAGTACGACCCCGATTTTCTGCTGATCCACCCGATGGGGGTGGATGATGCCGGCCACCAGTTTGGTCTCGATTCCCGCCAGTACCGCAATCAGGCGCGCCGGATGGACAGCCTGCTGGCCGACCTGCTGCCCCAGTGGCTGGCGGAGGGGTATCAGGTAGTGATCACCTCGGATCACGGCATGAACAACGACCTGAGCCACGGCGGTACCCTGGCCGAGGAGCGCCGGGTACCGCTCTGGCTGTTTGGCGATGCGTTTGTGGCCCAGTGGCCCGCCGGCCCCGCCATACAGCAGACCCAGCTCTGTGCCCTGATGGCAGACCTGCTGGGGGTGACTCACGACAAGCCGAGCGGCCCGCCGCTGCTCAAGGCCGGCAACCTGCCGGAGGTGCACTGA
- a CDS encoding ABC transporter permease, which translates to MHDLTPRWPKWVLGGLVATLLLPLLATFLYSLSTRWGATLLPDGFTLDWYLKLWGDPRFLAAFGRSLLVCFATLLLGTLVLVPTVLVVAYYFPRLDPWMNLLILLPFAVPPVVSSVGLLQIYADGVLPIIGTPWILIGTWFTVVLPFMYRALANSLQGVPLKDLMDAAHLLGASSRRAFLLVVIPCLRKGLLAALFLSLSFLLGEFVFANMLVGTRYETLQVYLYNMRSTSGHFTSALVMSYFLLTLLLTWAANRFHR; encoded by the coding sequence ATGCATGATTTGACGCCGCGCTGGCCCAAGTGGGTGCTGGGTGGGCTGGTCGCCACCCTGCTGTTGCCGCTGCTGGCCACGTTTCTCTACTCCCTCTCCACCCGCTGGGGGGCGACCCTGCTGCCGGACGGCTTTACCCTCGACTGGTACCTCAAACTGTGGGGTGACCCGCGCTTTCTGGCGGCGTTTGGCCGCAGCCTCTTGGTCTGCTTTGCTACCCTGCTGCTGGGGACCCTGGTGCTGGTGCCCACCGTGCTGGTGGTGGCCTACTACTTCCCCAGGCTGGATCCCTGGATGAACCTGCTGATCCTGCTCCCCTTCGCGGTGCCGCCCGTGGTCTCCTCGGTCGGGTTGCTGCAGATCTACGCCGACGGCGTTCTGCCGATTATCGGCACGCCGTGGATCCTGATCGGCACCTGGTTCACCGTGGTGCTCCCCTTTATGTACCGGGCGCTGGCCAACAGTTTGCAGGGGGTGCCGCTGAAAGATCTGATGGATGCCGCCCATCTGCTGGGGGCAAGCAGTCGGCGCGCCTTCCTGCTGGTGGTGATCCCCTGTCTGCGCAAGGGGCTGCTGGCGGCGCTGTTTCTCTCGCTCTCCTTCCTGCTCGGCGAGTTCGTGTTTGCCAACATGCTGGTGGGCACCCGTTACGAAACCCTGCAGGTCTACCTCTACAACATGCGTTCGACTTCGGGCCACTTCACCAGCGCGCTGGTGATGAGCTACTTCCTGCTGACCCTGCTGCTCACCTGGGCAGCGAACAGATTTCATCGGTGA
- a CDS encoding ABC transporter permease — protein MMPATTEILADQPMATKHKVRRHWLPALVLLPFVLLMILFQLAPMVWVLVGSFQTPDGWGLDYYREILSSPFYLQSFGNSLRIAGIASLAGLAIGTLGAAALRHSGERVKRVLLAFVTMTGNFSGVPLAFAFIIILGINGAVTLLLKSWGLIDGFNLYSGSGLILIYTYFQIPLALLLLYPAFDALQDEWPQAAALLGASKGQYVWHVALPMLTPALLGTLIILFANAVGAYASAYALTTGNFNLVTIRVASLVSGDIFLEPNMAAALAVILMVLLGVVTAANQWLLKKSYVNKGQSHA, from the coding sequence ATGATGCCCGCCACCACCGAGATCCTGGCGGATCAACCCATGGCAACCAAGCACAAGGTGCGCCGCCACTGGCTGCCGGCCCTGGTGCTGCTGCCGTTTGTCCTCTTGATGATCCTGTTCCAGCTCGCCCCCATGGTGTGGGTGCTGGTGGGCAGTTTTCAGACCCCGGATGGCTGGGGCCTCGACTACTACCGGGAGATCCTGAGCTCCCCCTTCTACCTGCAATCGTTCGGCAACTCCTTGCGCATCGCCGGTATCGCCAGTCTGGCGGGGCTTGCCATCGGCACGCTCGGGGCGGCCGCACTGCGCCACAGCGGCGAGCGGGTCAAACGGGTGCTGCTGGCCTTCGTCACCATGACCGGCAACTTCAGCGGCGTGCCGCTGGCGTTCGCCTTCATCATCATTCTTGGCATCAACGGTGCGGTCACTCTGCTGCTGAAATCCTGGGGCCTCATCGACGGCTTCAACCTCTACTCGGGTAGCGGCCTCATCCTCATCTACACCTACTTCCAGATCCCGCTCGCGTTGCTGCTGCTCTACCCGGCCTTCGATGCGCTGCAGGATGAGTGGCCGCAGGCCGCCGCACTGCTCGGCGCGAGCAAGGGGCAGTATGTGTGGCACGTGGCGCTGCCGATGCTGACGCCTGCGCTGCTCGGCACCCTGATCATCCTGTTTGCCAACGCGGTGGGGGCCTATGCCTCCGCCTATGCCCTCACCACAGGTAACTTCAATCTGGTGACCATCCGGGTGGCCAGTCTGGTCTCCGGCGACATCTTCCTCGAACCCAATATGGCGGCGGCGCTGGCGGTGATCCTGATGGTGCTGCTGGGGGTAGTGACGGCCGCCAACCAGTGGCTGCTGAAAAAAAGCTATGTGAACAAGGGGCAATCCCATGCATGA
- a CDS encoding ABC transporter ATP-binding protein has protein sequence MFHLEVNQLHKSYGDTRVFEGIEFGIRKGELVTLLGPSGCGKSTLLRALAGLTPVDGGQVRVAGEDITWQEPQKRGIGMVFQSYALFPNMTVRDNVAFGLKMKPQPGRDLAASVQEALALVELTGFERRYPSELSGGQRQRVALARALVVQPRILLLDEPLSALDARIRRSLRQQIREIQQRLELTTIFVTHDQEEALTMSDRIFLMNKGSIVQSGTPEEIYTRPASEFVASFIGNYNLLDGEQASSLFGPRFQGKLALRPESLSLLPAGARSDEPHLPGVISGQQLLGNVIRYQVSCAAGLLTVDCLNRSAGELLPVGSAVTLVVARDQLCEVA, from the coding sequence ATGTTCCATCTAGAAGTGAATCAACTGCACAAATCCTATGGCGACACCAGAGTGTTCGAGGGGATTGAATTCGGCATCCGAAAGGGGGAGCTGGTGACACTGCTCGGCCCCTCCGGCTGCGGCAAGTCCACCCTGCTGCGGGCGCTGGCCGGGCTCACCCCGGTGGATGGCGGTCAGGTGCGGGTAGCCGGTGAAGATATTACCTGGCAGGAGCCCCAGAAGCGGGGCATCGGCATGGTGTTCCAGAGCTATGCGCTGTTCCCCAACATGACGGTGCGGGACAACGTCGCCTTCGGTCTCAAGATGAAGCCCCAGCCGGGGCGGGATCTCGCCGCCAGCGTGCAGGAGGCGCTGGCGCTGGTGGAGCTGACCGGCTTCGAGCGCCGCTATCCGAGCGAACTCTCCGGCGGCCAGCGTCAGCGCGTCGCCCTGGCCCGGGCTCTGGTGGTGCAGCCGCGGATCCTGCTGCTGGACGAGCCGCTCTCGGCGCTGGATGCCCGCATCCGCCGCAGCTTGCGCCAGCAGATCCGCGAGATCCAGCAGCGCCTTGAGCTCACCACCATCTTCGTCACCCACGATCAGGAGGAGGCGCTGACCATGTCGGACCGGATCTTCCTGATGAACAAGGGATCCATCGTGCAGAGCGGCACGCCGGAGGAGATCTACACCCGCCCCGCCAGCGAGTTCGTGGCAAGCTTTATCGGCAACTACAACCTGCTCGATGGTGAGCAGGCCAGCTCCCTGTTCGGCCCCCGTTTTCAGGGCAAGCTGGCGCTGCGACCGGAGTCCCTCTCCCTGCTGCCGGCCGGTGCCCGCAGCGATGAACCTCACCTGCCGGGGGTTATCAGCGGGCAGCAGCTGCTCGGCAACGTGATCCGCTATCAGGTGAGCTGTGCGGCGGGCCTGCTGACGGTGGACTGCCTCAACCGCTCCGCCGGCGAGCTGCTGCCGGTGGGCAGCGCCGTGACCCTGGTGGTGGCCCGGGATCAGCTCTGTGAGGTAGCATGA
- a CDS encoding HAD family hydrolase, translated as MALALFDLDETLIAGDSASLWLAYMVAEELAPASMIAEEQAMMSLYHQGKMDMHQYMAFTLQPLAGKTRQWLDSLCTRFAEQVLRDRIYPEGLARIEWHRQRGDELVLISASGEHLVAPMAQMLGMDHCVAILLDEEAGMLTGQTRGTLSFREGKVARINQLFAASTNPWRESHGYSDSHNDLPLLQAVTHPHAVNPAPGLRQVAIEQAWPTLDWQLAS; from the coding sequence ATGGCACTGGCACTGTTTGATCTGGACGAGACCCTGATTGCCGGGGATTCCGCCAGCCTCTGGCTGGCGTACATGGTGGCCGAGGAGCTGGCGCCGGCCAGCATGATCGCCGAGGAGCAGGCGATGATGTCCCTCTACCATCAGGGCAAGATGGACATGCACCAGTACATGGCCTTCACCCTGCAACCGCTGGCGGGCAAGACGCGCCAGTGGCTCGACTCGCTCTGCACCCGCTTTGCCGAGCAGGTGCTGCGCGATCGTATCTATCCGGAGGGGTTGGCACGCATCGAGTGGCACCGCCAGCGCGGTGACGAGCTGGTGCTCATCTCCGCCTCCGGCGAGCATCTGGTGGCTCCCATGGCGCAGATGCTGGGGATGGATCACTGCGTGGCCATCCTGCTCGACGAGGAAGCCGGCATGCTGACCGGCCAGACCCGCGGCACCCTCAGCTTTCGCGAGGGCAAGGTGGCCCGCATCAACCAGCTGTTTGCCGCCAGCACCAACCCCTGGCGGGAGAGTCACGGCTACAGCGATTCCCACAACGACCTGCCGCTGCTGCAGGCGGTAACCCACCCCCACGCGGTCAACCCGGCGCCCGGTCTGCGCCAGGTCGCCATCGAGCAGGCCTGGCCCACCCTCGATTGGCAGTTGGCCTCCTGA